The following DNA comes from Chitinophaga nivalis.
GGCGCGGACGCAGGCCGGTCACCGTTTGTGTGATGTTGTCCATATCTCCCATATCACCACGCATCCGGCGGCTGCCATACATATCAAACCAGAAATGATGCGAATAGGTATGATTGCCGATTACATGCCCTTCATCGTGTATGCGTTTCAGTAAGTGTTCGTTGCCGACAATATGTTTGCCGATACAAAAAAAACCGGCTGGTACGCCGTGTGCCTGCAGCATATCCAGGATAGCCGGTGTATGCGCCGGTTGCGGGCCATCATCGAAGGTAAGGGCCACTACTTTTTCTGTAGTTGCTGCCCGGGACAATACTTTAATATAAAATCCCGAACGAACATTCATCGCGCCCCATACAAACAGTGGCAACAATAACAGCGGCGTAAAGAACATCCATAACGGTACCGGGTACACGGACAACACATCCAGTACTACCAGTATCATCAACCAGCCGATACCCACTATATATGCTACCCGATAATTCAGCATGCACTTATTAAAATCAGGGAATGGTGTGTACCCTGATGATGATTATACAATAATATCCTGTTGATTTTTTCCGGAGCGCGGCCAAAAAAGGCAGCAGCTTCCGGCACCTGTTGTTCAGAGAGGATGCTGTTGGCCATCCACATCCCAAACGCCATGGCTGTAGGGTATTCTCCGCAAAGGTGTTTGAAACAGGCTTCGGCCTGGTCGGGAAACAGCGCTCCGGCTACTTCTTCATAAATTTCATCCTGGTCAATATCTCCGTTTCTGCCGGTTATCAACAGGTCGATGTCTGCCGGTGTACATTGATGATCTTC
Coding sequences within:
- a CDS encoding polysaccharide deacetylase family protein codes for the protein MLNYRVAYIVGIGWLMILVVLDVLSVYPVPLWMFFTPLLLLPLFVWGAMNVRSGFYIKVLSRAATTEKVVALTFDDGPQPAHTPAILDMLQAHGVPAGFFCIGKHIVGNEHLLKRIHDEGHVIGNHTYSHHFWFDMYGSRRMRGDMGDMDNITQTVTGLRPRLFRPPYGVTNPNLAKAIQTGGYLPVGWNIRSLDTVATDKTALLHKIISQLQPGAVILLHDTCRITADILPQLIADIRAKGYRLERIDKMLNVSAYA